A single window of Leptospira neocaledonica DNA harbors:
- a CDS encoding SDR family NAD(P)-dependent oxidoreductase: MEITNKTAVITGSAGGLGKEMALHFAKLGANIVLSDISADKLAEAKKDIEALGTKVIAVPTDVSKEKDAVALMEQAVSAFGSVNIAVLNAGILRDGLLIKADKQTGKVASKMSLAEWQAVIDVNLTGVFLTGREAAVQMVNNGTKGVIIPIASVSMHGNPGQTNYSAAKAGVAAMTRLWAKELSRYGIRVAGIAPGFIATEMVMKDMNPEALKKWESQIPIGRLGRPDEIANTAVFIAQNDLVDGVVLEISGGVKI; encoded by the coding sequence TTGGAAATAACAAATAAGACTGCCGTAATCACCGGTTCCGCCGGAGGTTTAGGCAAAGAGATGGCCCTTCATTTTGCAAAATTGGGAGCCAATATCGTTCTATCGGATATCTCTGCAGACAAACTTGCAGAAGCCAAAAAAGACATCGAAGCACTCGGCACTAAGGTAATCGCAGTTCCTACAGACGTTTCTAAGGAAAAAGACGCTGTTGCACTTATGGAACAAGCGGTTTCCGCCTTCGGTTCCGTGAATATCGCAGTTTTGAACGCAGGGATCTTAAGAGATGGTCTCTTAATCAAGGCGGATAAACAAACTGGTAAAGTTGCCTCCAAGATGTCTTTGGCAGAATGGCAGGCTGTGATCGACGTTAACCTAACTGGAGTATTCTTAACAGGTAGAGAAGCAGCGGTCCAAATGGTAAATAACGGTACCAAAGGGGTAATCATCCCTATCGCTTCGGTTTCTATGCACGGTAACCCTGGTCAGACCAATTATTCCGCTGCAAAAGCGGGAGTAGCAGCTATGACCAGACTTTGGGCCAAAGAGCTCAGTCGTTATGGCATCCGAGTTGCGGGTATTGCACCTGGATTCATCGCTACAGAAATGGTAATGAAAGACATGAATCCGGAAGCTCTCAAAAAATGGGAGTCCCAAATCCCGATCGGCAGATTGGGTAGACCGGATGAAATTGCAAACACTGCGGTATTCATCGCTCAAAACGATCTGGTAGACGGAGTCGTTTTGGAAATTTCAGGAGGGGTCAAAATTTGA
- a CDS encoding Pr6Pr family membrane protein yields the protein MQTFKLNLILARLVFVSTALICFVGVLLELWYAYHHTSSLPPNAGFTRTFGPGFDSLFNQFSFFTTQSNLILGFTTLLLAFNLDRSSSSFHIWRLIGIIDIIITGIVFNFVLQTVPKNDIIADTASQLEHNIAPLIAVLGWIIFGPAKTVTLRRILLAAILPVAYAIFTLTRGAIQEWYPYNIMDVPRLGYSGVAINIVGIFVLFLLIAGFLALVDKLLSSRFGRISFPNS from the coding sequence ATGCAAACTTTCAAACTCAATCTTATTCTAGCCCGCTTAGTATTTGTATCTACCGCTCTGATTTGTTTTGTAGGTGTTCTATTAGAACTATGGTATGCCTACCATCATACATCTTCTCTTCCGCCAAACGCGGGTTTTACTCGAACATTCGGCCCTGGATTTGATAGTTTATTCAATCAATTTTCATTTTTTACGACCCAATCCAATTTGATCTTGGGGTTTACTACACTACTTCTTGCATTCAATTTGGATCGTAGTTCTTCTTCTTTTCATATTTGGCGTTTGATAGGAATCATAGATATCATAATCACTGGGATCGTTTTTAATTTCGTTCTGCAGACTGTGCCCAAGAATGATATCATTGCGGATACTGCCAGCCAATTAGAACATAATATTGCTCCTCTTATTGCAGTACTTGGTTGGATTATTTTCGGACCCGCTAAAACAGTTACTCTGCGCAGAATATTATTAGCGGCGATTCTTCCCGTCGCGTATGCAATATTCACGTTAACAAGAGGTGCTATTCAGGAATGGTATCCATATAATATTATGGATGTTCCTCGTTTAGGTTATTCCGGAGTGGCAATTAATATTGTAGGGATCTTTGTTCTATTTTTATTGATCGCGGGATTTTTGGCTTTGGTGGATAAACTTTTGTCTTCAAGATTTGGAAGAATCTCTTTCCCAAACAGTTAA
- a CDS encoding ArsR/SmtB family transcription factor — MAAQKLDIKKTHLDSTIRGLKAVAHPDRLKILLHLSKKEHSVGELVDALGISQSAASQHLSKMKEAGYLGSKKVSNQVFYSIKDAKFKAFAKSLLQIFSK, encoded by the coding sequence ATGGCAGCCCAAAAGTTAGACATTAAAAAAACTCATCTGGATTCTACGATCCGCGGACTTAAAGCAGTAGCTCATCCTGATAGATTAAAAATCCTTCTCCATCTTTCTAAAAAAGAACACAGCGTGGGAGAACTTGTAGACGCACTTGGTATCAGCCAATCAGCTGCTTCCCAACACTTAAGCAAAATGAAAGAAGCAGGATACTTAGGAAGCAAAAAAGTTTCCAATCAAGTATTCTACTCTATCAAAGACGCAAAATTTAAAGCATTCGCAAAATCTTTACTTCAGATCTTTTCTAAGTAA
- the rfaD gene encoding ADP-glyceromanno-heptose 6-epimerase → MGMKRVIVTGGAGLIGSNIVRLLNEQGISDILVVDHLGTSSKWKNLRGLEYTDYSEKEDFLKNVQTTDILKDYSHIFHLGACSSTTETDASYLIRNNYEYTKILAEESLRRKIQFLYASSAATYGDGQFGYDDKAPIHSLKPLNMYGYSKHMFDLYALKKGFLDKITGVKYFNIFGFGEAHKEDMRSVVLKGYEQISSEGKLKLFKSYRPDYKDGEQKRDFLYVKDAAKISLYLLENRKFGLYNVGRGQAETWKALASALFKAMGKPENIEYMEMPESLKAKYQYYTKAETQKLISSGYKEGFTDLETAIADYVDLIKKEEQ, encoded by the coding sequence ATGGGAATGAAACGAGTAATCGTTACCGGCGGGGCCGGACTGATCGGAAGTAATATAGTTAGACTTTTAAACGAACAAGGGATTTCAGATATCCTAGTCGTAGACCATTTGGGTACTTCTTCCAAATGGAAAAACCTAAGGGGATTGGAATATACGGATTATTCCGAAAAAGAGGACTTCCTGAAAAATGTTCAAACCACTGACATATTAAAAGATTATTCTCATATCTTTCATTTGGGCGCTTGTTCTTCTACAACGGAGACGGATGCTTCTTATTTAATTCGAAACAATTATGAATATACTAAGATCTTAGCGGAAGAGTCTTTGCGTAGAAAGATTCAATTCTTATACGCATCTTCTGCAGCTACTTATGGAGACGGGCAATTCGGATATGACGATAAGGCCCCGATCCATTCTCTCAAACCTTTGAATATGTACGGATATTCAAAACATATGTTTGATCTATATGCCTTAAAAAAAGGGTTCTTGGATAAGATCACTGGAGTAAAATATTTCAATATCTTCGGATTCGGAGAGGCTCATAAGGAAGATATGAGATCGGTAGTATTAAAAGGATACGAACAGATTTCTTCCGAAGGAAAATTAAAATTATTCAAATCCTACCGTCCTGACTATAAGGATGGAGAACAAAAGAGAGACTTCCTCTATGTTAAGGACGCGGCCAAGATCAGCCTATATCTGTTAGAAAATCGTAAATTCGGTTTATATAATGTGGGCAGGGGACAGGCAGAGACATGGAAAGCACTTGCTTCCGCATTGTTCAAAGCGATGGGAAAACCCGAAAACATAGAATATATGGAAATGCCTGAGAGTTTAAAGGCAAAATACCAATATTACACAAAAGCTGAGACCCAGAAATTGATCTCCAGCGGTTACAAAGAAGGATTTACTGATTTGGAAACTGCGATTGCGGATTACGTGGATTTGATTAAAAAAGAAGAACAATAA
- a CDS encoding AraC family transcriptional regulator translates to MKEILKEIAELTIQATTKPTKTELPKVLLIKGEVSEHQLAAVYEPMIGLVVQGGKIISIGDQTIHLKAPSYFVISADIPATGKVKQGKTGPYISLGLELDQDSILDLLNDLPKDPSEENTNNEFIACEASTEFLEAWIRMLRLLKTPEHIPALAPIYEREILYRVLLGPQGWRLRKFCQTQGKGPTIYPAIRWIRENYTASMEIKRLADKSRLGVTTFHRQFKQITGLSPIQFQKQLRLLEARKLLVYSAYSASRAAFEVGYESVTQFNREYSRFFGDSPARDASNVREKIALTNS, encoded by the coding sequence ATGAAGGAAATCCTAAAAGAGATTGCGGAACTTACAATTCAAGCAACAACAAAACCGACTAAAACGGAACTTCCCAAAGTATTGCTCATAAAGGGAGAAGTATCCGAACATCAACTTGCGGCAGTATATGAGCCTATGATCGGATTAGTTGTTCAAGGAGGTAAAATAATCTCGATAGGAGATCAAACTATTCACTTAAAAGCTCCTTCTTACTTCGTAATTTCCGCAGATATCCCTGCCACAGGAAAGGTAAAACAAGGTAAAACCGGACCGTATATTTCATTAGGACTAGAACTGGATCAAGATTCCATTTTAGATTTATTAAATGACCTTCCGAAAGATCCTTCGGAAGAAAATACGAATAATGAATTCATAGCTTGCGAAGCTTCTACTGAATTTCTGGAAGCTTGGATCAGAATGCTTCGACTTCTGAAAACTCCGGAGCATATACCTGCACTTGCGCCTATTTACGAGAGAGAAATATTATATAGAGTCCTTCTCGGTCCGCAAGGATGGCGTTTGAGAAAATTCTGCCAGACCCAAGGAAAAGGACCGACTATTTATCCTGCAATTCGTTGGATCAGAGAAAATTACACAGCTTCCATGGAAATAAAACGTTTAGCCGATAAATCTAGATTAGGTGTTACCACATTTCATAGACAATTTAAACAGATCACTGGACTTAGTCCTATCCAATTTCAAAAGCAACTTAGATTGCTCGAAGCAAGAAAACTTCTGGTCTATAGTGCCTACTCCGCTTCCCGTGCTGCATTTGAAGTCGGATACGAAAGTGTAACTCAGTTCAATCGAGAATATTCCAGATTTTTCGGAGATTCTCCTGCGCGAGATGCTTCTAACGTGAGAGAAAAAATAGCATTGACGAACTCCTAA
- a CDS encoding A/G-specific adenine glycosylase: MRAGLKQKETDQSSYEFDPKTNLKLRNWFLKEKRDLAFRKNRTPYSTWVSEIMLQQTRVAAMLPLYEKFMDRFPKPEDLADAEEEEVFRYWQGLGYYSRAKNLLAGVRILVNEFGGKFPRTLDEALSLPGIGPYTARAILSISYNLSFAVLDGNAKRVLSRLVLFKESGPKADPALQRIADLFLNLEFPGDHNEAVMELGARICIPKPLCTECPLQNDCLAYRNGLQESIPEMEKKKKEIPLNIRFYILKTKQGILLVRYPERRFFKTIYSLPFSFEGKHPYDADPVLDWNLKPSDLGIKFKHTITHHKIQGFVSETELDQKSEKNILNHFRKIRPSIEIKYCNWKNLETEFPSSIAKKIKQTFVKDGTVLPGLEN; the protein is encoded by the coding sequence ATGCGCGCGGGTCTGAAACAAAAAGAAACCGATCAATCAAGTTATGAATTCGATCCTAAAACGAATTTAAAGCTTAGAAATTGGTTCCTAAAAGAAAAAAGAGACCTGGCATTTCGAAAAAATAGAACTCCTTATTCTACTTGGGTGAGTGAGATCATGCTGCAACAGACTAGGGTTGCAGCAATGCTTCCTCTTTACGAAAAGTTTATGGATAGATTTCCAAAACCGGAGGATCTTGCGGATGCCGAAGAAGAGGAAGTATTTCGTTATTGGCAAGGACTAGGCTATTACTCCAGAGCAAAAAATCTTTTGGCTGGAGTTCGGATCTTAGTCAACGAGTTCGGCGGAAAATTTCCTAGAACCTTGGATGAGGCTCTTTCACTTCCAGGTATAGGACCTTATACTGCACGAGCAATTCTTTCTATTTCTTATAATTTATCTTTTGCTGTTTTAGATGGAAATGCAAAAAGAGTTCTTTCTCGTTTGGTCTTATTTAAAGAGTCGGGACCTAAAGCTGACCCTGCTTTACAAAGGATTGCGGATTTATTTTTAAATCTGGAATTTCCCGGAGATCATAATGAAGCGGTTATGGAATTAGGCGCACGTATTTGTATTCCAAAACCTTTATGTACGGAATGTCCTTTACAAAATGATTGTTTGGCTTACCGGAACGGATTACAGGAAAGTATTCCGGAGATGGAAAAGAAAAAAAAGGAAATCCCTTTAAATATCCGTTTTTATATTCTAAAGACTAAACAAGGTATACTTCTTGTTCGTTATCCGGAGAGAAGATTTTTCAAAACAATCTATTCCCTGCCTTTTTCTTTCGAAGGGAAACACCCTTATGATGCAGATCCTGTTTTAGATTGGAATTTAAAACCATCTGACCTTGGAATCAAATTTAAACATACGATCACTCATCATAAAATCCAAGGTTTTGTTTCTGAAACGGAACTGGACCAAAAATCGGAAAAGAATATCCTGAATCATTTTCGTAAGATTCGTCCTTCTATAGAGATTAAATATTGCAATTGGAAAAATTTAGAGACGGAATTCCCTTCTTCCATTGCAAAAAAGATCAAACAAACCTTCGTTAAAGACGGAACTGTCCTGCCGGGTTTGGAAAATTAA
- a CDS encoding SDR family NAD(P)-dependent oxidoreductase, with the protein MKIAIVTGASNGIGKNTAIELGKKGVGVILTYHSDKKGAEEVVKEVEKNGSKAVCLKLDLSQKSSFESFAELAKRNLEEIWKRKTFDYLVNNGGIGGGMPFAEITEEYFDQILNTNFKGPFFITQQLVKFMEDNGRIVNTSSSSSHGSFVGYSAYGASKAALTSWTKYLAKELSPRKIRVNAVSPGPTHTNLGGGAFDKYPEYIQPLADQTALGRIGSPDDIAKVIVNLLSDEFSWVTAQDLEVSGGFLL; encoded by the coding sequence ATGAAAATAGCAATCGTCACAGGAGCAAGTAATGGGATCGGGAAAAATACCGCGATCGAATTGGGAAAAAAAGGAGTCGGCGTAATCCTTACTTATCATTCGGATAAAAAAGGTGCCGAAGAGGTAGTAAAGGAAGTTGAGAAGAATGGTTCAAAGGCTGTTTGCCTTAAATTAGACCTAAGCCAAAAATCTTCTTTTGAAAGTTTTGCCGAACTTGCAAAAAGGAATCTGGAAGAAATTTGGAAGAGAAAAACTTTCGATTATCTGGTGAACAACGGAGGTATTGGCGGAGGAATGCCATTCGCTGAAATCACGGAAGAATATTTCGATCAGATATTGAATACGAATTTTAAAGGTCCGTTCTTCATAACTCAACAACTCGTTAAATTTATGGAAGATAACGGAAGGATCGTGAATACATCCAGTTCTTCCAGTCACGGATCTTTTGTAGGATATTCAGCGTATGGGGCTTCGAAAGCGGCGTTGACTTCGTGGACAAAGTATTTGGCAAAAGAACTTTCTCCTAGAAAGATCAGAGTGAATGCAGTCTCTCCTGGTCCAACTCACACGAACCTGGGAGGAGGCGCATTTGATAAATATCCAGAATATATCCAACCGTTAGCGGACCAGACTGCTCTTGGAAGGATCGGAAGTCCCGACGATATTGCCAAGGTGATTGTGAATCTTTTATCCGACGAATTCTCTTGGGTGACCGCTCAGGACTTGGAGGTTTCGGGAGGATTTTTGCTTTAG
- the recN gene encoding DNA repair protein RecN gives MLQTITIRDFALIESAQIDLSKGLTAITGETGSGKSLLLDALSSLLGGKSSTMDIRTGSDKYCLEAEFDISQNQVIKTWMLEHGFPLNGSAVVIRKEFTRDGKTKIQINHSLSSAQVLRGLGEILSEVHNQNDQILLLDKAQQLDILDSFAGLHTLRGEVKEGFLTYKSLKKRLEELELSHADRNRKKEILQYQIEEIHSANLKQGEEEELSKEENLLVHGEKLAENLDIITGYLHESESSVLGIFPKVLAASDKIKVLNESLNEMDSALKEAYVTIREINTTAQDQKEEVFFSPERLSHVQSRLDLIQKLKKKYGNSISEILETKKKAEDELSALEQNLDSKTSLEKEKKKAADKLTQACLQLSKSRREVLNKFESKLKSELEVLGMKGAGLQVVLRWETSPEGEVEAQGKSYLVNEFGLDQAEFYFSPNPGEKPRPLRKIASGGEISRVMLAIKSVLGSNFDGKVLVFDEIDSGLGGEIASDVAKKLRTLSKTHQIILVTHLQQIAAAADHHLLVSKRVKEGRTVSETEFLGMEERTMELARMIAGQNISKGALHHAKELLKKKAV, from the coding sequence ATGCTTCAAACAATTACAATTCGAGACTTCGCATTAATTGAATCCGCTCAAATCGACTTAAGTAAAGGGCTGACCGCGATCACTGGAGAGACAGGTTCCGGAAAATCTCTTTTACTGGATGCTCTTTCTTCCTTACTCGGGGGTAAAAGCAGTACAATGGATATCCGTACGGGCTCGGATAAGTATTGTTTAGAAGCGGAGTTCGATATTTCCCAAAACCAAGTAATCAAAACTTGGATGCTTGAGCACGGATTCCCGCTCAATGGTTCTGCGGTTGTGATCCGAAAAGAGTTCACTCGGGACGGAAAAACGAAAATACAAATCAATCATTCACTTTCTTCTGCTCAGGTCCTTCGTGGTTTGGGAGAGATCCTATCCGAAGTACATAACCAGAACGACCAAATTTTACTTTTAGATAAGGCACAGCAGCTAGATATCTTGGACAGTTTTGCAGGTCTGCATACACTCAGAGGAGAAGTAAAAGAAGGGTTCCTAACGTATAAAAGTCTTAAAAAAAGACTAGAGGAATTGGAACTGTCTCATGCGGATAGAAACCGCAAAAAAGAGATACTTCAGTACCAGATAGAAGAGATCCATTCTGCCAATTTGAAACAAGGAGAAGAGGAAGAACTGAGTAAGGAAGAAAACTTACTCGTCCACGGAGAAAAACTCGCCGAGAACTTGGATATCATTACAGGTTACTTACATGAGAGTGAATCTTCAGTTTTAGGGATTTTCCCCAAGGTGCTTGCTGCTTCCGATAAAATTAAAGTTTTGAACGAATCATTAAACGAAATGGATTCGGCTCTCAAGGAAGCTTATGTTACGATTCGCGAGATCAATACAACTGCTCAGGACCAAAAGGAAGAGGTATTTTTCTCCCCGGAAAGATTATCCCATGTGCAGTCCAGATTAGATCTGATCCAAAAGCTTAAGAAAAAATATGGAAATTCAATTTCTGAAATTTTAGAAACGAAGAAAAAGGCGGAAGACGAACTTTCTGCCTTGGAACAGAATTTAGATTCTAAAACTTCTTTAGAGAAAGAAAAGAAAAAAGCAGCAGACAAATTGACTCAAGCCTGCTTACAACTTTCCAAATCTAGACGAGAAGTACTGAACAAATTCGAATCCAAACTCAAGTCAGAACTGGAAGTTCTGGGAATGAAAGGGGCAGGGTTGCAGGTAGTGCTTCGTTGGGAAACAAGTCCGGAAGGCGAAGTGGAAGCCCAGGGAAAATCCTATTTGGTAAACGAATTCGGATTGGATCAGGCAGAATTCTATTTCAGTCCGAACCCGGGAGAAAAACCAAGACCTCTCCGTAAGATCGCTTCCGGCGGAGAAATTTCTAGAGTTATGTTAGCGATCAAAAGTGTACTTGGTTCCAATTTTGACGGAAAAGTTTTAGTTTTCGATGAGATTGACTCTGGTCTGGGTGGAGAGATCGCCTCGGATGTAGCAAAAAAACTCAGAACTCTTTCTAAAACTCACCAAATCATTTTGGTCACACATTTACAGCAGATTGCCGCGGCTGCAGACCATCATCTTCTTGTGAGTAAACGAGTAAAGGAGGGAAGGACTGTCTCCGAAACTGAATTCCTAGGAATGGAGGAGAGAACCATGGAACTTGCGAGAATGATTGCGGGTCAAAATATCTCCAAAGGCGCTCTCCATCACGCGAAGGAATTGCTCAAAAAGAAGGCGGTATAA
- the queG gene encoding tRNA epoxyqueuosine(34) reductase QueG yields the protein MLLESKELLDELKDITETNGFQLFGVGPASVPSEDKENILHWVGEGRHGNMDWYPKNMNLRLELEGLGFKPESVIALGALYNDPEYENLDLPYRFSRYAMGEDYHSVLRKKASGLLEFLKKKFPNQKFRQGVDSLPVPEKILAREAGLGWIGKNTNLIHEEYGSFFFISLIFTDLPLSFVSVQAKDRCGTCRACIDSCPTGALEPYKIDARKCISYKTIEDRSENVDSLHGWVYGCDICQEICPWNQVKARKKGWKTEMGEFKIRDFFKKENLSDLDEKEFKTYFRDSAVSRISYKQMRRNLTVWERDSSKS from the coding sequence ATGCTTCTTGAAAGTAAAGAACTTCTGGATGAACTAAAGGATATCACGGAGACGAATGGGTTCCAGTTATTCGGAGTAGGTCCGGCCTCTGTTCCATCCGAAGACAAGGAAAATATCCTTCATTGGGTCGGGGAAGGTCGTCATGGAAATATGGATTGGTATCCTAAAAACATGAACCTTCGATTGGAGTTGGAAGGGCTCGGGTTCAAACCCGAATCGGTAATCGCGTTAGGCGCCTTATATAATGATCCTGAATACGAAAATCTGGATCTACCTTATCGTTTTTCCAGGTATGCGATGGGAGAAGATTATCATTCCGTTCTTCGTAAAAAAGCTTCCGGTTTACTAGAGTTCCTAAAGAAGAAGTTTCCGAACCAGAAATTCAGACAAGGAGTAGACTCTCTTCCTGTTCCTGAAAAAATTTTAGCAAGAGAAGCCGGTTTAGGATGGATCGGAAAAAATACAAATTTGATCCATGAAGAATATGGATCCTTCTTCTTTATTAGTTTGATTTTTACGGATCTTCCTTTGAGTTTCGTTTCCGTCCAAGCAAAGGACAGATGTGGTACATGTAGAGCCTGTATAGATTCTTGTCCTACTGGCGCATTAGAGCCTTACAAAATTGATGCTCGAAAATGTATTTCTTATAAAACGATAGAAGATAGATCTGAGAATGTGGATTCTTTACACGGCTGGGTATATGGTTGTGATATTTGCCAGGAGATCTGTCCTTGGAATCAAGTAAAGGCTCGCAAGAAGGGTTGGAAGACAGAGATGGGTGAATTTAAGATCCGAGATTTTTTCAAAAAAGAAAATCTCTCGGATCTGGATGAAAAAGAATTTAAAACGTATTTCCGGGATTCCGCAGTCAGTAGAATTTCCTACAAACAAATGAGAAGAAACTTAACTGTTTGGGAAAGAGATTCTTCCAAATCTTGA
- a CDS encoding histidine kinase, with protein MAKSFKQLDAQLSEYILSRSRISVQSSRMNSKLEKYVLRILTEVLEKLGQSRYIEMLYTITKEMAINGVKANQKRVFFEDLGLDIRNLDHYDQGLAQFKQNFSEKMADEYGKRCLARGVFVKITVTYTIEGLVVEVVNNTPVIEIEESRMREKMKKAMEYNDIAEFYMDNMDNTEGAGLGIALIMILLKSENIDPNLFRIQTDVGETTARVEIPFTDNYVTIRSKEINQVGNNK; from the coding sequence ATGGCAAAAAGTTTCAAACAATTAGACGCCCAGCTCTCCGAATACATCCTCAGCCGCTCCCGCATCTCCGTTCAATCTTCCAGAATGAATTCCAAATTGGAAAAATACGTTCTTCGTATTCTAACAGAAGTTCTGGAAAAATTAGGCCAATCAAGATACATCGAAATGTTGTATACGATCACCAAAGAAATGGCGATCAACGGCGTTAAAGCCAACCAAAAGCGGGTTTTCTTCGAAGACCTGGGTTTGGATATTCGGAATCTTGATCATTATGACCAAGGTCTGGCCCAGTTCAAACAGAACTTCTCCGAGAAAATGGCTGACGAATACGGGAAGCGTTGTCTTGCCAGAGGCGTTTTTGTCAAAATTACAGTAACCTACACTATCGAAGGTTTGGTAGTCGAAGTAGTGAATAATACTCCTGTGATCGAGATCGAGGAATCTCGTATGAGGGAGAAAATGAAGAAGGCGATGGAATACAATGATATCGCCGAGTTCTATATGGATAATATGGACAATACAGAAGGAGCAGGTCTTGGGATCGCTCTTATCATGATCCTTCTCAAAAGTGAGAATATTGATCCGAACTTATTCAGAATCCAAACGGACGTCGGTGAAACTACAGCAAGGGTAGAAATCCCTTTCACCGACAATTACGTAACCATTAGAAGTAAGGAAATCAACCAAGTTGGAAATAACAAATAA
- a CDS encoding UbiD family decarboxylase — translation MNIRSTSEFVKELSKKGELLEIKEEVDPILEIAEIQRRVVAKRGPALLFSNVKGSKFSVATNLYGSENRIKIAFGEDPVKFIQKIAYTAKHLMPPTPKKVWEARSLAWTALKVGLRKVTKAPVLDSELQSLDELPALKSWPKDAGRFITLPLVYTESPKTGKGNLGMYRIQFHEPKLTGMHIQIHRGGGFHYSEAEAEGNALPAHIYVGGPPALTISAVAPLPEEISEFLLASLLLGERLKVLKNKKISPLPIVADADFALIGKIPPRIRKPEGPFGDHYGYYALKHDYPVFEVDKIYTRKDAIWPATVVGRPPQEDHWIAEYLQHLLSPMFPIVMPQVKGIWAYEESGVHSLAAAIVKERYKKEAFMGALRILGEGQLSLTKFLIVTDQDIPLMDFKTTFIAALERFKPETDLHIFSNISQDTLDYTGPKVNEGSKAVLLGVGPKTQKLKPKITSNIKNSKFKNPKVYCPGVLVVSGPKYKKGDGALELLRKEVIAQGFLFVFLVDNSEEATKSDHDFIWNVFTRFEPAADIHGDSTVIRNHISFQGPILVDARLKTWYPPVLEEDPKISKQVENRFGRLLDSL, via the coding sequence ATGAACATTCGATCCACTTCAGAATTCGTAAAAGAACTTTCTAAAAAAGGAGAACTTTTGGAGATCAAAGAAGAAGTGGATCCTATCCTGGAGATAGCAGAGATCCAGAGAAGGGTAGTCGCTAAAAGAGGCCCCGCACTTTTGTTTTCGAATGTAAAAGGATCCAAATTTTCAGTTGCGACCAATTTATACGGTTCGGAGAACAGGATCAAGATCGCATTCGGAGAAGATCCGGTAAAGTTTATTCAAAAAATAGCATATACTGCAAAACATCTTATGCCTCCCACTCCCAAAAAAGTATGGGAAGCGAGATCTCTTGCCTGGACCGCATTAAAAGTAGGTCTTAGAAAAGTAACCAAGGCTCCTGTTTTAGATTCTGAATTGCAAAGTTTAGATGAATTGCCTGCCTTAAAATCATGGCCTAAAGACGCCGGAAGATTTATCACATTACCCTTGGTATATACCGAAAGTCCCAAAACCGGGAAAGGGAATTTGGGAATGTATCGTATCCAATTCCACGAACCTAAACTTACTGGGATGCATATACAGATCCATAGAGGTGGAGGTTTTCATTATTCCGAGGCGGAAGCGGAGGGGAATGCGCTGCCAGCGCATATCTATGTAGGAGGTCCGCCTGCACTTACAATTTCTGCGGTGGCTCCTTTACCGGAAGAGATCAGTGAATTTCTTCTCGCATCACTTTTGCTTGGCGAAAGATTAAAGGTACTAAAAAACAAAAAGATCAGTCCTCTTCCTATTGTTGCGGATGCAGATTTTGCATTGATCGGGAAAATTCCTCCAAGGATCAGAAAGCCGGAAGGACCTTTCGGAGATCATTATGGATATTATGCTTTAAAACATGATTATCCAGTATTCGAAGTGGATAAAATTTATACTCGTAAAGACGCTATTTGGCCTGCAACAGTAGTTGGACGTCCTCCACAAGAAGATCATTGGATCGCAGAATATTTACAACATCTATTATCTCCCATGTTCCCAATCGTTATGCCTCAGGTGAAGGGAATTTGGGCCTATGAAGAATCCGGAGTTCATTCTTTAGCGGCAGCCATCGTAAAAGAAAGATACAAAAAAGAAGCATTTATGGGAGCTCTTCGAATTTTGGGAGAAGGACAATTATCTCTTACCAAATTCCTGATCGTAACTGACCAAGATATTCCTTTGATGGATTTTAAAACTACTTTCATCGCCGCACTAGAAAGATTCAAACCGGAGACAGACTTACATATCTTTTCTAATATTTCCCAGGATACATTGGATTATACGGGACCAAAAGTAAACGAAGGAAGTAAGGCGGTTTTACTTGGAGTTGGACCTAAAACCCAAAAACTAAAACCAAAGATCACTTCTAATATTAAAAATTCTAAATTCAAAAATCCGAAAGTATATTGTCCCGGAGTATTAGTGGTTTCCGGACCAAAATATAAAAAAGGAGACGGAGCCTTAGAGTTACTTCGTAAAGAGGTGATTGCCCAAGGATTTTTATTCGTATTCCTAGTGGATAACTCGGAAGAAGCAACTAAATCCGATCACGATTTTATTTGGAATGTATTCACTCGATTCGAACCTGCAGCTGATATTCATGGTGATTCTACAGTGATCCGAAATCATATCTCTTTCCAAGGCCCGATACTCGTGGATGCTAGATTAAAAACTTGGTATCCTCCTGTTCTGGAAGAAGATCCTAAAATCTCTAAACAAGTGGAGAATAGATTTGGTAGACTTTTGGATTCGTTATAA